cactaattttattactttgctaatcctgtttctttccttctgaatttaccttgttaatttttggcactcttcgatatccttgtttgtcattttctttatattgtcaggagtattctctgcatccacttgattcttaaacagctcgttagctgcggtgagtcaaggcccgatccaccaaatcctcctttacatttaggcccgggatccttgggcctgagtgtcacgaaaaaggcactctcacagaTAGTGACCATGAATTTCGGGATGAAGATACGTTATTTGATGGATTTATTGATATGCGAGTGGCTCCTGTGGCACCAGTTGCGTCAGACATACTTGTGGATACCGAAAGAATAGTTGGACGTTGTCTGGGGAAGAAATGTCAACTTCTttacaacaaaagaaagagaggtgaGGCAAACCAGTGTGGTTGGAAGAAGAGAAGTATACTTTTCACCTTGCCTTATTGGGAGGATCAGAAGTTGCGACACAATCTTGATGTGATGCATATAGAGAAGAATGTGATAAACAATATACTTGGCATAGTGCTGAACTTAAGGGACTGGACAAAGGATAATTACAAGGCACGTCTTGACTTGCGGACATGGGAATAAGGAGTGAACTCCACCTACGACGAAAAGGTGATGATAAGTATACGATACTGCCCGCGTGTTTTCGTATGACTCCGTCGGAGAAAGATGGTTTCTTGCAAGTTTTGCGAGACGTAAGAGTGCTTGATGGATATGCTTCCAACATCTCACGCTGTGTCAATCtgaaagaatgcaagatttCTGGTTTAAAGAGTCACGATAATCACATCTTGATGCAACAACTCCTTCCAATCACTTTACGAGGATCTTTGCCATCACACATTACTGGGCCTTTGATAAAGTTAGCTTGTTTCTTCAGAAAAATTTGTTCCAAAACCCTTACAGTTTCAGAGATTGAGAATGATGAGGTAAAGATTGCAGTCACGTTGTGTGAATTGGAAAAGATATGTCCTCCATCTTTCTTCACTGTGATGGTACATTTAGTCATGCACTTAGCTACTGAAGCCAAGGTTGGTGGTCCAAATCAGTACCATTGGATGTACCCCACTGAGAGGTAAGTCATATGTAATACGTGTACATTATGAGCTTCATGCGCACTTTTTAATAGCTAGTGTCAATTACTAATCTTCTCATGCGTATTACAGGTACCTGTCTAGCCTTAAGTCTTACGTAAGAAATAGGGCTACTCCAGAAAGGTCTATTGCTGAAGGATACATAGTGGAAGAATGCTTAACGTTTTGTTCACAGTATATGGAAGGAGTTGAAACTATATTCAATCGACCCAGAAGGGTGATGGAGGAATCAACAGGAACGGTTTCAAGCATAACACTATACAATAAGGAGTTCACCCAAGCTCATCGCTACGTGTTATTCAATTTCGAGAACATTTACCAGTTTCGTGAGTAAGTACTACAGACACCAATATAGACTACACGACAATCCAATGTACGCAAGGTGTATTAACACTAACACAATTGGCATCGCATGTAGGATGAACAAAAGTGTGGTGGAGGACGAACTTCGAAGGGGCCATCATCGTATATCCCCAACTATTATTCATAAGCACCACATGGAGAAGTTTTGTGGTTGGTTTAGTTCTCACGTACGTTTCACATCTTTAACTTCTCAAGCTTGTAACTTTCCCATAAGTAGAATTACTGTACGGTGTGTAATAAGTTTGTTTGGTTATAATAGGTAATATTAATGACTAATGCTGATAGGGAAAGAACTTCACTTACTAATACAATTATCACACTTTCCAAAGGGCCGTATACTTTGGTAAATCGGTTGAAGCATTACGTCATAAATGGGTTAAAAGTTAGGAGTTCGAATGTCgagacaaataagaaaatgcAGAATAGTGGAGTTAGTGTCGTCATTGAAGGTGGCATTACGTACTATGGTGTGTTAACAGATATTATTGAACTGAATTATTCTGGTAGTATTAGACACGTGTTATTCAAGTGTACATGGGTTGATGATcaaaataggagggaaaataaGACTGATGAGTTTGGGTTTTCTATGGTGAATTTTACACACTCCATACATGGTGGGGAGGAAATTGTGGATGAACCATATGTCTTGGCGTCTCAAGCTACACAAGTTTTTTATGTTGAAGATAAAAGACACAAAGATTGGTGTGTTGTTGTCAAAACTAAAGCTAGAGATGTGTTTGATACTGGTATTGGCCCCCATTGTGATGAGGATGACACGTACAAGTCTTATGAGAACATTCCGTATAGTGTAACTAGTAATGATGCTATTGGGGAAAAACTTCGTTGGGGTCGAAATGATGTGGAGGGAATGACAGTTGATGCCTCCATCATTGGCAAGAGAGATCTTCATGAAATGGACAACGTAGATGATTGTGAGTTCATTGATGATGAGTCCAATGATGAAGATGACAACGAAGTCGAGTACTGCAATGATAAGTAGTGTAATAGGGTACTGTTGTTGTATGTgtaattatgttatatatattattgaaattgTAAGTAGAATTTGTAAAGGTTTATTGCGTGCAAAGTTGGAGAATCTTGCATATATATGTGAAAATTGTGTTCCTCTTGATGTTGTTGagaaattaataacaattttaacATAAGTAATTATCACATGAAActgttattttttaatgttgttgcatatatatgttttaaatgtCCTTTGTGGATGTCGTGAAGAAATAACAGCTTTAATATATCTCATTAACGCTAAAACTGTTATTTCCTCATGTTGTTAGTATAATAT
The Quercus lobata isolate SW786 chromosome 10, ValleyOak3.0 Primary Assembly, whole genome shotgun sequence DNA segment above includes these coding regions:
- the LOC115964967 gene encoding uncharacterized protein LOC115964967 encodes the protein MGIRSELHLRRKGDDKYTILPACFRMTPSEKDGFLQVLRDVRVLDGYASNISRCVNLKECKISGLKSHDNHILMQQLLPITLRGSLPSHITGPLIKLACFFRKICSKTLTVSEIENDEVKIAVTLCELEKICPPSFFTVMVHLVMHLATEAKVGGPNQYHWMYPTERYLSSLKSYVRNRATPERSIAEGYIVEECLTFCSQYMEGVETIFNRPRRVMEESTGTVSSITLYNKEFTQAHRYVLFNFENIYQFREMNKSVVEDELRRGHHRISPTIIHKHHMEKFCGWFSSHVILMTNADRERTSLTNTIITLSKGPYTLVNRLKHYVINGLKVRSSNVETNKKMQNSGVSVVIEGGITYYGVLTDIIELNYSGSIRHVLFKCTWVDDQNRRENKTDEFGFSMVNFTHSIHGGEEIVDEPYVLASQATQVFYVEDKRHKDWCVVVKTKARDVFDTGIGPHCDEDDTYKSYENIPYSVTSNDAIGEKLRWGRNDVEGMTVDASIIGKRDLHEMDNVDDCEFIDDESNDEDDNEVEYCNDK